In a genomic window of Ptiloglossa arizonensis isolate GNS036 chromosome 12, iyPtiAriz1_principal, whole genome shotgun sequence:
- the Scm gene encoding polycomb protein Scm isoform X1, with amino-acid sequence MKNYVVYAKQNARPPKSKNSCTWCGETKQPLKYVLPTQHGKKEFCSETCLSEFRKAYVRGACVQCDNVIRGTPVRLEQKDGPTKDFCSSFCLNKHQKKDGQTDVKKNNRDQSSPAPSLSPSGLLSGNNVPSTTQSFANTNNHTTVSHPPSTSTGPFQYETYQTFDWDLYLKETNSQAAPVECFKQHEVPPINEFKMGMKLEALDPRNLTSTCIATVVGVLGPRLRLRLDGSDNKNDFWRLVDSNEIHPIGHCEKSGGMLQPPLGFRMNASSWPMFLLKTLNGAEMAPAKVFKREPKTPRSNMFEVGHKLEAIDKKNPQLICTATVGAVKDDMIHITFDGWRGAFDYWCRFDSRDIFPAGWCFKSGHPLQPPRQKSTGPNRFKSRTSNVLPVMAISGGGTNEEPAVALVSPAGSSAPPQPATEPDTSTANTKPHSLENVTIYVNHNCTCGPYFDPRKVKAMPAQFGTGPILNVTRDIFQAFLMAAMSPRQMLSLLKRGEGESISLILESKPTSVRLPIFMEEEDFYIYIRRQLEDLCACEHLLFRRKEACNKCPNTQQPQSTNSEETVNITTATTNSTSTTEKRRWSSQSQQSLSSTIQQQQIQQNSVPSMNNSTLSSPTAAKQLRKSVPELEAATSTTQSESSMNRTASTEPAEWTIEDVIHYIGVTDPALGQHADLFRKHEIDGKALLLLNSDMMMKYMGLKLGPALKICNLVNRIKGRRHMLL; translated from the exons ATGAAGAACTATGTCGTCTACGCAAAGCAAAATGCGAG ACCACCAAAATCAAAAAACTCTTGTACATGGTGTGGAGAAACTAAACAACCTTTAAAATATGTTCTTCCAACACAACATGggaaaaaagaattttgttcAGAAACCTGTTTATCTGAATTTCGTAAAGCTTATGTACGAGGTGCTTGCGTTCAATGTGACAATGTTATTAGGGGCACACCAGTGAGATTGGAACAAAAAGATGGACCTACAAAAGATTTTTGTTCTTCATTTTGTTTGAATAAGCATCAGAAAAAGGATGGACAAACAGATGTAAAAAAGA ATAATAGGGACCAATCATCGCCTGCACCATCTCTTTCACCATCAGGATTATTAAGTGGAAATAATGTCCCATCCACAACTCAATCTTTCGCAAATACAAATAATCATACAACCGTGTCTCATCCTCCATCAACTTCAACTGGTCCATTTCAATATGAAACGTATCAAACTTTTGATTGGGATCTTTATTTGAAAGAAACAAATAGTCAAGCTGCACCTGTTGAATGCTTTAAACAG caTGAAGTTCCACCAATTAATGAATTTAAAATGGGTATGAAGTTAGAAGCCCTTGATCCTCGTAATTTAACATCAACTTGTATTGCAACTGTAGTTGGTGTTCTTGGTCCACGCCTGAGATTACGACTAGATGGTTCggataataaaaatgatttttggcGTTTGGTTGATAGTAATGAGATTCATCCAATTGGTCATTGCGAGAAATCTGGAGGCATGTTGCAACCTCCCTTGGGCTTCCGAATGAATGCTTCCAGTTGGCCCATGTTTCTTTTGAAAACACTAAATGGTGCAGAAATGGCACCTGCTAAAGTATTTAAACGTGAACCAAAAACACCACGTTCTAATATGTTCGAAGTTGGGCATAAACTAGAAGCCATAGATAAAAAAAATCCACAACTCATATGTACAGCAACAGTTGGTGCTGTTAAAGATGATATGATACATATTACATTTGATGGCTGGAGGGGAGCATTTGATTATTGGTGCCGTTTTGACTCTAGAGATATCTTTCCTGCTGGGTGGTGTTTTAAAAGTGGTCATCCATTACAGCCACCAAGACAAAAAt CAACAGGGCCTAATAGATTTAAGTCAAGGACTAGTAACGTCTTACCGGTAATGGCAATATCAGGTGGCGGTACTAATGAAGAACCAGCTGTTGCATTAGTGAGTCCTGCAGGTTCCAGTGCTCCTCCGCAACCAGCTACAGAACCTGATACTAGTACAGCTAATACCAAACCACATTCTTTAGAGAATG TTACAATTTATGTAAACCATAATTGCACATGTGGTCCTTACTTTGATCCTCGTAAAGTAAAAGCAATGCCAGCACAATTTGGCACTGGTCCCATATTAAATGTTACAAGAGATATATTTCAAGCTTTCCTGATGGCAGCAATGAGTCCAAGACAAATGCTAAGCTTATTAAAACGTGGTGAAGGAGAAAGCATAAGCTTAATTTTAGAGAGTAAACCTACTTCTGTTAGGTTACCAATATTTATGGAAGAAGAggatttttatatatacattagGCGACAACTTGAAGACCTTTGTGCATGCGAGCATCTGTTATTTAGAAGAAAAGAAGCATGCAATAAATGTCCAAATACTCAACAACCACAATCCACAAATAGTGAAGAAACAGTTAATATAACTACTGCTACAACTAATAGTACTAGTACTACAGAAAAAAGAAGATGGTCATCCCAAAGTCAACAAAGTTTATCATCAACTATCCAACAACAGCAGATACAACAAAATTCTGTGCCAAGTATGAATAATTCAACACTCTCATCACCAACAGCTGCAAAACAACTTCGGAAATCTGTTCCAG AACTTGAAGCTGCAACATCCACTACTCAGTCTGAAAGTTCCATGAATCGTACAGCTTCTACTGAACCAGCAGAATGGACTATTGAAGatgtaatacattatattgGTGTCACTGATCCTGCGTTGGGACAACATGCTGATTTATTCAGAAAACAT GAAATTGATGGAAAAGctttattacttttaaattcTGACATGATGATGAAATATATGGGATTAAAACTTGGGCCAGCTCTTAAAATATGCAACTTGGTAAATCGTATTAAAGGCAGAAGGCATATGCTTCTATGA
- the Scm gene encoding polycomb protein Scm isoform X2: MSSTQSKMRGRPPKSKNSCTWCGETKQPLKYVLPTQHGKKEFCSETCLSEFRKAYVRGACVQCDNVIRGTPVRLEQKDGPTKDFCSSFCLNKHQKKDGQTDVKKNNRDQSSPAPSLSPSGLLSGNNVPSTTQSFANTNNHTTVSHPPSTSTGPFQYETYQTFDWDLYLKETNSQAAPVECFKQHEVPPINEFKMGMKLEALDPRNLTSTCIATVVGVLGPRLRLRLDGSDNKNDFWRLVDSNEIHPIGHCEKSGGMLQPPLGFRMNASSWPMFLLKTLNGAEMAPAKVFKREPKTPRSNMFEVGHKLEAIDKKNPQLICTATVGAVKDDMIHITFDGWRGAFDYWCRFDSRDIFPAGWCFKSGHPLQPPRQKSTGPNRFKSRTSNVLPVMAISGGGTNEEPAVALVSPAGSSAPPQPATEPDTSTANTKPHSLENVTIYVNHNCTCGPYFDPRKVKAMPAQFGTGPILNVTRDIFQAFLMAAMSPRQMLSLLKRGEGESISLILESKPTSVRLPIFMEEEDFYIYIRRQLEDLCACEHLLFRRKEACNKCPNTQQPQSTNSEETVNITTATTNSTSTTEKRRWSSQSQQSLSSTIQQQQIQQNSVPSMNNSTLSSPTAAKQLRKSVPELEAATSTTQSESSMNRTASTEPAEWTIEDVIHYIGVTDPALGQHADLFRKHEIDGKALLLLNSDMMMKYMGLKLGPALKICNLVNRIKGRRHMLL, encoded by the exons ATGTCGTCTACGCAAAGCAAAATGCGAG GAAGACCACCAAAATCAAAAAACTCTTGTACATGGTGTGGAGAAACTAAACAACCTTTAAAATATGTTCTTCCAACACAACATGggaaaaaagaattttgttcAGAAACCTGTTTATCTGAATTTCGTAAAGCTTATGTACGAGGTGCTTGCGTTCAATGTGACAATGTTATTAGGGGCACACCAGTGAGATTGGAACAAAAAGATGGACCTACAAAAGATTTTTGTTCTTCATTTTGTTTGAATAAGCATCAGAAAAAGGATGGACAAACAGATGTAAAAAAGA ATAATAGGGACCAATCATCGCCTGCACCATCTCTTTCACCATCAGGATTATTAAGTGGAAATAATGTCCCATCCACAACTCAATCTTTCGCAAATACAAATAATCATACAACCGTGTCTCATCCTCCATCAACTTCAACTGGTCCATTTCAATATGAAACGTATCAAACTTTTGATTGGGATCTTTATTTGAAAGAAACAAATAGTCAAGCTGCACCTGTTGAATGCTTTAAACAG caTGAAGTTCCACCAATTAATGAATTTAAAATGGGTATGAAGTTAGAAGCCCTTGATCCTCGTAATTTAACATCAACTTGTATTGCAACTGTAGTTGGTGTTCTTGGTCCACGCCTGAGATTACGACTAGATGGTTCggataataaaaatgatttttggcGTTTGGTTGATAGTAATGAGATTCATCCAATTGGTCATTGCGAGAAATCTGGAGGCATGTTGCAACCTCCCTTGGGCTTCCGAATGAATGCTTCCAGTTGGCCCATGTTTCTTTTGAAAACACTAAATGGTGCAGAAATGGCACCTGCTAAAGTATTTAAACGTGAACCAAAAACACCACGTTCTAATATGTTCGAAGTTGGGCATAAACTAGAAGCCATAGATAAAAAAAATCCACAACTCATATGTACAGCAACAGTTGGTGCTGTTAAAGATGATATGATACATATTACATTTGATGGCTGGAGGGGAGCATTTGATTATTGGTGCCGTTTTGACTCTAGAGATATCTTTCCTGCTGGGTGGTGTTTTAAAAGTGGTCATCCATTACAGCCACCAAGACAAAAAt CAACAGGGCCTAATAGATTTAAGTCAAGGACTAGTAACGTCTTACCGGTAATGGCAATATCAGGTGGCGGTACTAATGAAGAACCAGCTGTTGCATTAGTGAGTCCTGCAGGTTCCAGTGCTCCTCCGCAACCAGCTACAGAACCTGATACTAGTACAGCTAATACCAAACCACATTCTTTAGAGAATG TTACAATTTATGTAAACCATAATTGCACATGTGGTCCTTACTTTGATCCTCGTAAAGTAAAAGCAATGCCAGCACAATTTGGCACTGGTCCCATATTAAATGTTACAAGAGATATATTTCAAGCTTTCCTGATGGCAGCAATGAGTCCAAGACAAATGCTAAGCTTATTAAAACGTGGTGAAGGAGAAAGCATAAGCTTAATTTTAGAGAGTAAACCTACTTCTGTTAGGTTACCAATATTTATGGAAGAAGAggatttttatatatacattagGCGACAACTTGAAGACCTTTGTGCATGCGAGCATCTGTTATTTAGAAGAAAAGAAGCATGCAATAAATGTCCAAATACTCAACAACCACAATCCACAAATAGTGAAGAAACAGTTAATATAACTACTGCTACAACTAATAGTACTAGTACTACAGAAAAAAGAAGATGGTCATCCCAAAGTCAACAAAGTTTATCATCAACTATCCAACAACAGCAGATACAACAAAATTCTGTGCCAAGTATGAATAATTCAACACTCTCATCACCAACAGCTGCAAAACAACTTCGGAAATCTGTTCCAG AACTTGAAGCTGCAACATCCACTACTCAGTCTGAAAGTTCCATGAATCGTACAGCTTCTACTGAACCAGCAGAATGGACTATTGAAGatgtaatacattatattgGTGTCACTGATCCTGCGTTGGGACAACATGCTGATTTATTCAGAAAACAT GAAATTGATGGAAAAGctttattacttttaaattcTGACATGATGATGAAATATATGGGATTAAAACTTGGGCCAGCTCTTAAAATATGCAACTTGGTAAATCGTATTAAAGGCAGAAGGCATATGCTTCTATGA
- the LOC143153415 gene encoding phosducin-like protein 3: METVLQEKVIEATQCVEKQLDAELEKLDNLDISDFEKLRESRLKKLKELQQQKQNWLSLGHGEYSEVYDEKEFFEVSKKSENIVCLFYKDDSPRCKIVDHHLKILANEHIEARFCKLNVERCPFLTERLRIKVIPTIALILNSKTKDYIVGFTDLGNCDDFSTKTLEYRISLSGVIKFDDNFSLENNKKPWLSQVLKSKTIKGSSSLNSDDSDLD; the protein is encoded by the exons ATGGAGACTGTTTTGCAAGAGAAAGTGATAGAAGCAACACAATGTGTTGAAAAACAATTAGATGCTGAGCTAGAAAAATTGGATAATTTAGATATCagtgattttgaaaaattacgtgaaagtcgattaaaaaaattaaaagaacttCAACAACAAAAACAAAATTGGCTATCTTTg GGTCATGGAGAATATTCAGAGGTGTAtgatgaaaaagaattttttgaagTATCAAAAAAATCGGAAAATATTGTTTGCTTATTCTATAAAGATGATTCGCCAAGATGCAAAATAGTGGATCATCATCTCAAAATTCTTGCTAATGAACATATAGAAGCaagattttgtaaattaaatgtTGAACGGTGTCCATTTTTAACTG AACGTTTAAGAATCAAAGTTATTCCTACAATTGCTCTTATTCTAAATAGTAAAACTAAAGATTATATTGTGGGATTTACTGACCTgggaaattgtgatgatttttctacaaaaaCTTTGGAGTATAGAATTTCACTCTCAGGTGTAATCAAATTTGATGATAActtttctttggaaaataataaaaaaccaTGGTTATCACAGGTTTTGAAATCTAAAACTATTAAAGGATCTAGTTCTTTAAACTCTGATGATTCAGATTTggactaa